In Zingiber officinale cultivar Zhangliang chromosome 9B, Zo_v1.1, whole genome shotgun sequence, the genomic window CACCCCGCCGTCAAGGTCGACTGCCTCGTCCTCGACCTCGCCGACGACGACCTCTCCGGCTTCGCGAGGCTCCAGTCCGCCGTCGACGCGCTCGACGTCGGCGTGCTGGTGAACTGCGCCGGCGCCACGCTCCCACACGCCATGTACTTCCACGAGGCCGACGAGGCGACCTGGCGCGGCATCGTGCGCGTCAACGCCGAGGCGGCCACCAGGGTGGCGCGCGCCGTCGTCCCGGGGATGCTGCGCCGGCGCAGGGGCGCCGTGGTCAACGTCGGCTCGGCCGCCTCCGTGGTGCTGCCGTCGTTTCCCTTCTCCGCCGTCTACGCCGCCACAAAAGCGTAAGCTCATAGTTTAACTCCTCCTCTCCCTCATTAACAGCTAATTAATTAATAcactaaaaaatttcttaattaaGATTCTAATCAAACAAGCAAAACAAAACCATAACACGTAACCTCTGGGTTAAGTATATTTTTATCGTCATCAATTTGGGATAATTAAGAGAATTAACACATTCAAATTAAACAAAGTCATCAAAAGTTAATCAGTGGGAAGCGTTAAATTTGCGATGCCTAACTGCACACTGAAATGGTCCAACCCAACACAAAGTAAGGGTTCACTCGAAACTCCACAAGTGGCAACAGTACGACCACTGTCACCCTTGATCACCAAATTTATTTTCGCATTTTTGAAACAATTAAACCACGACATGCAttttattattcttattattattattaaaaaaaaaaaagagaagtcaCATGGGCCACATGATTCATAAATACTGATTCATGTCCATCACATTAATTTTAATCCAATTTACTGTGCCCATGCCTGTGCATCACGTTATTTGCGTTCCCTTCCAGGTACATTGGCCAGCTCTCGAGCAGCTTGCAGGTGGAGTACAGGAGCATGGGCATCGACGTGCAGTGCCAGGTAGGtccttttaattatgttattAATGTAAATTACTTTTCCCTCCGGAGGTGACACTGCACTCCTCtcccctcctttctctcctttatCAAATGACAATTgtattcctttttttttcctttatttttttaattttatttattattttttcataatacttctatattttttaatttttataaattttgtttaattttattttttaattaattttgtttattagttTTTCAACTATACttatatgttttttaatttttttttttttaaattaattttgattattatttttaaaattttatttaattttttaattaattttgattattatttttaactttttatttaattttatttttaatcaattttgtttattattttttataatttttttattttttcaaaacaccCTCTCCTTTTAAATTACGTATCTTCAactcttgacatatgtcagaacctctATTCCCTTTAAATTATCTCCTTCCAACCATTGAcatatgtcaaaatctctcatcctttTAAATTATCCCCCTTCCAACGCTTGACACGtgtcaaaatcttttatccctttaaattactctccttccaacccttgacacatgtcaaagtctctcatccctttaaattactctTCTTCCAATCCTTGACATACGTCAaagtcttttattattttaaattactctactttcaactcttgacacatctCAGAATTTACCACTCTCTTTAAAttattcatatcaaaatttctcatccctttaaattatctctttcatccctttaaattatctCATTCTAATTTTTGACACATGTCATATTTTTCACTCTCTTTAAAGTATATATCCTCTAGACACATGTCAAAATATTCCTCTCCTAAAAtctataactaaaaataaataaaaaaattataaatatataataaaagattattaaaaaaattgataaagattaaaaaaaagtgattaaaaaataaaacttaaaaaaaaacagaaaaacaAATAAgggataaattttaaaaaaataaaatgaataaaggaaaaaaaaaaaaagggatagaAACGGAAGAAATTTAAAATGAAGATGGGGCCGGATGGAGGGGGTGCGTCAGAAAAGGTGGGAAAAGCACCCTCGTTATTAATACAGCACAGAAGGATATTAAACGGACGTACCTCGACAGTAGTAATAATTAAATTCTCAttgaatttaataattaatatcgTAGATTCCTTTCTATGTGGCCACGAAGATGGTGGACATCCAGAAGCCATCCACCTTCGTACCGTCGCCGGAGAGGTATGCCAAGGCCGCAGTGGACTGCATAGGCTACGAGACGAGGTGCAGTCCGTACTGGTCGCATTCCCTTCAGTGGTGGCTCTTGGGGTTTATCCCTCACTTCCTGCTCAATAGATGGCGACTCATCCTTGGCGAATTCAAAAGGAGCCAGGCCATGGGCCACAAGTTATATTGTGCTAGCTAATTGGTATATATTGCTTTGTTGTCTCGAAAGATTTATGATATCTTTTATAATTATTGTTGCAATAATTATATTCAAATTGTCGATTGAATGTGTTTATTCTTATCCACCACTAGTAGTAGTTGCCCAGGACAGTGAATGAAGATCTGAAAGCTTTGTTTGATGGACCACCCCATTGAACATTATTGAGGCAAAATCACTCTTTTTTCCCTTTAAAGTAAAACAGTGAATggcaaaattaaaataattattgaaaaaaaacaTTGAGGACGGTCGTGACTCGTGATAAAGGTTTCgtgcaagatttttttttatttattgaaaaaaaaacttcttttgttttttagaaaaaaaaaaggtagatatCTATCTTTTTCGGGAACCCCCAAAATTGCAACCGCCCACTTTTTTCGCTTAATTTTAATGTTACGTCAATTTGGCGCAAATAATTGACACGGGTCGTAATAGAATTGACTGCGATTGCTTAGACGGTAGATTCCATTTATTGCTATGACATTAAATGGCATTTAAAATATAACAGACGTatgttatcaaaaaaaaaaaaaaaaatccatcgtCAATTTAATTATCCGttataaattatctttaaaatttaacttttgtcATATAAACAAACGAACTATGAGAAACTGAGGTAGATGTAGTCAACTTGTGTTACAATTAGATGTCATCTTAAAAGGTGTaacaattttattataatatagtaataaattgtatatttaaaTAAACGTAATCTTCTTTTATTATAATGGGATgacattcaaaaaataaaatattttcttgtaTGCCTCATCTATATGCAAGATAAAATGTCCTTCGTAATTTAATTTGTATTTAACTGGGGCTGATGATAATAGACGTCTGAGATGATTTTAATTGgatgagattaaaaaaaaattactctcAGGGTATAATCGAATTAGTGATTAcaaaataaatttatagaaacaGATACCTATCGATCCGGATAAGTTGACAGGAAATGAccggttgaatttcttaatttatcttgatagctaaagggTCGACCGTATGGACGTCTGAAACTCCGAATATTGAAGTGAGCTATGAATAGGTTGCTTGTGCGCCATGAAGTGGCCAACCGTATGACAGTGGCCGTGCTGTTGCCACTTCTATTCATGGGCATGAGTGAGCCATGCAGTGAGCCATGAATAGATTAAAAAAGATTGCtttctttttctatcttttttattatggagaaaatattaattttttaaaagtatttcacaataaaaaaaaacattattgtccaatattaaaaaaactttcctttttaatttaaaaatgcaCCTAACACAGTAGATTTTCATTAAAACTGTCATAAATTGTAGAGtacaaactaaattaaaatagttttaattaagcgctaaagtaaaaaaaaaacgcatattttattattatttttattagaaGGGTATTCCTTTATTATAGCATGCAGTTAAGTCTTACACTATGTTTAAATAAATCAACATAAATAATCTTTATCTATAATAACTTTATCGAATTAAAGTAACATGAAGACATTTTTACACTTTAATCAACGTTACTAATACTTTTAAAACCGGAAAAAATAGAGCGGACGTCGTCCTCATAACATTTTTTCCTAAAAATTTAGGacgtttttctaatttttttcaaTAAATATAAGAACAATACTAAATGATTAAAATATAATCGGTTAAAATACATTttgtaaattattattaaaaatattttaataacattatttttatatattaattgTATGTAtatattaaaattcaatttaGCCCGTCAAATTTTTTACTACAtagatttatcataaatataatataaaacacaaataattttttttctggtCAAAATCCTAACTGTTCTTTTAAATGCAGCAACTTATCAACCACTACGAACACCTTGAGAATGAGAGGCATATTGATTTAGATGGTCTTTAATACCATTCCTAGCTACCTTCGATATTCATTGCTACATATTAATTTCTAATACAGCCGAGTTATATTTTAAAAACCCGTGAATCGGGTTAGAAAATGAATATAAATATAAAGTTTTTCATTTAACCTATGTCAGCTTAATTCATGTATATCAGTTAAATTTAACGTAAATTTTAAAAGCCTAAATATTTTCTAACTAGCCCAGATGTTAAATCCATAATAGATGAGTTTGATGAGAAATCTAGTAAAGTAAAACATAGTattaataaatttgattttttattatttttttgcttATATGGTTATTCTTTTTACACTCTTTTAatctgtttttattttttaaat contains:
- the LOC122022338 gene encoding very-long-chain 3-oxoacyl-CoA reductase-like protein At1g24470 isoform X1, which gives rise to MAMATELLLLLNSLPWWLLLLSSVGFLLLLRSAAALLRHLYCTLLRTPKNLNSYGAWAVVTGASDGIGKAFAAELARRGLHLLLVGRHPAKLADAAFDVAAAAAHPAVKVDCLVLDLADDDLSGFARLQSAVDALDVGVLVNCAGATLPHAMYFHEADEATWRGIVRVNAEAATRVARAVVPGMLRRRRGAVVNVGSAASVVLPSFPFSAVYAATKAYIGQLSSSLQVEYRSMGIDVQCQIPFYVATKMVDIQKPSTFVPSPERYAKAAVDCIGYETRCSPYWSHSLQWWLLGFIPHFLLNRWRLILGEFKRSQAMGHKLYCAS
- the LOC122022338 gene encoding very-long-chain 3-oxoacyl-CoA reductase-like protein At1g24470 isoform X2, whose amino-acid sequence is MAMATELLLLLNSLPWWLLLLSSVGFLLLLRSAAALLRHLYCTLLRTPKNLNSYGAWAVVTGASDGIGKAFAAELARRGLHLLLVGRHPAKLADAAFDVAAAAAHPAVKVDCLVLDLADDDLSGFARLQSAVDALDVGVLVNCAGATLPHAMYFHEADEATWRGIVRVNAEAATRVARAVVPGMLRRRRGAVVNVGSAASVVLPSFPFSAVYAATKAYIGQLSSSLQVEYRSMGIDVQCQMVDIQKPSTFVPSPERYAKAAVDCIGYETRCSPYWSHSLQWWLLGFIPHFLLNRWRLILGEFKRSQAMGHKLYCAS